One Chloroflexota bacterium genomic region harbors:
- a CDS encoding protein jag, translated as MYTDGATFGDNLRHRLHRRKQPSLRNRSLWRPPSWQTPPSPNKSLTQRKEQGMESLESSGKTVEEAIDLALQQLGLSIDDVEVTVLKKGKPGFLGLGAEEATVRVTPLQSTQQEEDEVAVLAKKTVEELLRLMKLEAEVEPISPLQASSPEAKSIALEIKGQDLGILIGRRGETLAALQYVVRLIVARHQKAKVPVAIDVEGYKQRRYHVLRDLALRLAQKVKTTGRSTTLEPMPADERRVIHLALSVNPDVTTQSIGDGEVRKVAILPRRR; from the coding sequence ATGTATACGGATGGGGCAACCTTCGGCGACAACCTGCGGCACAGGCTCCATCGAAGAAAGCAGCCAAGCCTGAGAAACAGAAGCTTGTGGAGGCCCCCGTCGTGGCAGACACCCCCGTCGCCGAACAAGTCGCTAACCCAAAGGAAGGAGCAAGGCATGGAAAGTCTGGAATCAAGCGGAAAGACCGTAGAAGAAGCCATTGATCTCGCTCTACAGCAACTAGGACTCAGTATAGATGACGTAGAGGTTACTGTTCTAAAGAAAGGGAAACCAGGATTCCTGGGTTTGGGTGCCGAAGAGGCCACAGTTAGAGTGACTCCCTTGCAATCGACCCAACAAGAAGAGGATGAAGTGGCCGTACTGGCCAAGAAGACGGTCGAAGAACTCCTTCGGCTGATGAAGCTCGAAGCAGAAGTGGAGCCGATTTCTCCTCTCCAGGCATCAAGCCCCGAGGCCAAATCCATTGCTTTAGAGATCAAGGGGCAAGACCTGGGAATCCTTATCGGACGACGTGGTGAGACCCTGGCCGCTTTGCAATACGTCGTTCGGCTTATAGTGGCTCGTCACCAGAAGGCAAAAGTGCCAGTGGCTATTGATGTCGAAGGGTACAAGCAGCGCCGCTATCACGTGCTGAGAGACCTGGCTCTGCGCCTTGCCCAGAAGGTCAAGACTACCGGCCGATCCACTACCCTGGAACCTATGCCAGCGGATGAAAGGCGCGTTATCCATCTAGCTCTGTCAGTCAATCCCGATGTGACTACCCAGAGCATCGGGGATGGAGAGGTTCGCAAGGTTGCTATTCTACCGCGAAGACGCTGA
- a CDS encoding membrane protein insertase YidC codes for MEIWDLIIYRPILNFLILLSSILFSNFGLAIIALTIIVRAVMTPLILKQLRSSKKMADAMRTVQPKIQQLKKKYAKDPRKLQQEQMKLYKEAGISPMGCLSSPMLVSTLIQIPIFIALYRGIIQAMAVTPQDFLGLSDSLYSWSMVREALPVSGSFLWLNLAKTDPYFLMPILVGATMWVSQKMISQPAADPQQQSMQNMMQIMMPLMFGFITLTLPSGVGLYFLVTTLASIPVQYHVYGWGNLRRQPAAQAPSKKAAKPEKQKLVEAPVVADTPVAEQVANPKEGARHGKSGIKRKDRRRSH; via the coding sequence GTGGAAATCTGGGACCTGATTATCTATAGACCCATACTCAACTTCCTGATACTGCTGTCTAGTATCCTCTTCAGCAACTTTGGTCTGGCTATTATAGCCTTAACTATTATCGTGCGCGCGGTTATGACTCCCCTGATTCTGAAGCAGCTCCGTTCCTCCAAGAAAATGGCAGACGCAATGAGAACGGTGCAGCCAAAGATACAGCAACTGAAGAAGAAGTACGCCAAAGACCCGCGAAAACTGCAGCAGGAGCAAATGAAGCTTTACAAGGAAGCAGGGATAAGCCCCATGGGCTGCCTTTCTTCACCCATGCTCGTTTCCACCCTCATCCAGATACCAATCTTTATTGCGCTCTACCGCGGGATCATTCAAGCCATGGCAGTCACCCCGCAGGACTTCCTTGGCCTTTCGGACAGCCTCTATTCATGGTCCATGGTGCGGGAGGCGCTGCCCGTCTCTGGAAGCTTCCTCTGGCTTAATCTGGCCAAGACCGACCCTTACTTCTTGATGCCGATTCTGGTCGGCGCAACAATGTGGGTATCGCAAAAGATGATATCACAGCCTGCAGCAGACCCACAGCAACAGTCTATGCAAAACATGATGCAGATAATGATGCCTTTAATGTTCGGTTTTATCACCCTCACTCTTCCTTCTGGAGTGGGGCTCTATTTCCTCGTCACTACACTCGCAAGCATCCCAGTTCAATACCATGTATACGGATGGGGCAACCTTCGGCGACAACCTGCGGCACAGGCTCCATCGAAGAAAGCAGCCAAGCCTGAGAAACAGAAGCTTGTGGAGGCCCCCGTCGTGGCAGACACCCCCGTCGCCGAACAAGTCGCTAACCCAAAGGAAGGAGCAAGGCATGGAAAGTCTGGAATCAAGCGGAAAGACCGTAGAAGAAGCCATTGA
- a CDS encoding PQQ-like beta-propeller repeat protein, whose amino-acid sequence MFPSIRRVRSRKIFYAVLALLVLLVGVACTQAPTRGWSGPAVASGLVADQDTLYVGTLGNKVIALRDIYGDRSPTPVWGEKGKDIGGTSGGGLFACGSGISKPMSTYGTPAIAEGKVYIGGYDGKVHSFITDALGHYDYLDIGGSIVGSPIVAYGTIERWSFAAGGGVNSSPAIGADGTIYVGSKDNKLYAVNRDGTLKWSFTTGGVVDSSPAVAADGTIYVGSNDNKLYAINPDGTEKWSFDTGGAVGSSPAIGGDRTIYVGSKDNKLYAVNRDGTEKWSFDTGGAVGSSPAVAADDTIYVGSKDNKLYAVNPDGTEKWSFSTGGAVDSSPAIGADGTIYVGSSDNRLYAVNPDGTEKWSFTTGGAVDSSPAISAGGTIYVGSKDNKLYAVNPDGTVKWSFTTGSAVDSSPVIGADGTIYVGSNDNRLYALNPNGTVKSSFTTGGAVRTSPAIGAGVTIYVGSNDSKLYALNLEGTLFVGNSNSKFYALPLDLSAPKWVFKTKDKIWATPAVYDGVVYIGSSDDRLYALDAETGKEIWSFKSSGAILSTPVIANGTIYIGSCDRKFYAIEVATEAERQAALARAEKEAAPSREAKWVFDKAKNWFWTQALVYDGKVWVGSLDKNVYAISVDDPNVYWVVCRTGGIVQTPPVLMRNLNLILVGSEDGNIWAIDPQVEGNSGRVLYSADDPILAAMYADQENGILFFHAQNGAHYLHALRIEADGKAKKLWDYRTDKK is encoded by the coding sequence ATGTTTCCCAGCATAAGGAGAGTGAGATCACGTAAGATATTCTACGCCGTCTTGGCCCTACTCGTCCTTCTGGTCGGCGTGGCGTGTACCCAAGCTCCAACGAGGGGGTGGTCCGGTCCGGCAGTGGCCTCTGGCCTGGTAGCGGACCAAGATACTCTCTACGTGGGTACGTTAGGAAACAAGGTCATTGCCTTGAGGGATATCTACGGGGATCGTTCGCCAACGCCGGTCTGGGGAGAGAAGGGGAAGGACATTGGTGGCACGAGCGGAGGGGGGCTTTTCGCTTGCGGAAGTGGCATATCAAAGCCGATGAGCACTTACGGTACGCCGGCCATAGCCGAAGGCAAGGTTTACATCGGAGGCTATGACGGGAAGGTTCATTCCTTCATAACCGACGCGTTGGGGCATTACGATTACTTGGACATAGGCGGCAGCATTGTTGGTAGCCCAATAGTAGCCTATGGCACCATAGAAAGGTGGAGTTTCGCTGCTGGGGGTGGTGTCAACTCCTCACCGGCCATTGGCGCTGATGGCACTATTTATGTCGGGTCGAAGGATAACAAGCTGTATGCCGTGAATCGCGATGGCACTCTGAAGTGGAGCTTCACCACTGGCGGTGTAGTTGACTCGTCACCGGCCGTTGCTGCTGATGGCACCATTTACGTGGGGTCTAACGACAACAAGCTGTATGCCATCAATCCTGATGGCACTGAGAAGTGGAGTTTCGACACCGGCGGTGCGGTTGGCTCTTCACCGGCCATTGGTGGCGATCGCACCATTTACGTCGGCTCCAAGGATAACAAGCTGTATGCCGTCAATCGCGATGGCACTGAGAAGTGGAGTTTCGACACTGGGGGTGCAGTTGGCTCCTCACCGGCCGTTGCTGCTGATGACACCATTTATGTCGGGTCCAAGGATAACAAGCTGTATGCCGTCAATCCTGATGGCACTGAGAAGTGGAGCTTCAGCACTGGGGGTGCAGTTGACTCTTCACCGGCTATTGGTGCTGATGGCACCATCTACGTTGGCTCCAGCGATAACAGGCTGTATGCCGTCAATCCTGATGGCACTGAGAAGTGGAGCTTCACCACTGGGGGAGCAGTTGACTCTTCACCGGCCATTAGTGCTGGTGGCACCATCTATGTCGGCTCCAAGGATAACAAGCTGTATGCCGTCAATCCCGATGGCACTGTGAAGTGGAGCTTCACCACTGGCAGTGCGGTTGATTCTTCGCCGGTCATTGGCGCTGATGGCACCATCTATGTCGGCTCCAACGATAACAGGCTGTATGCGCTGAACCCCAATGGCACCGTGAAGTCCAGCTTCACGACCGGCGGTGCTGTCCGCACCTCACCGGCCATTGGTGCTGGTGTCACCATCTATGTCGGCTCCAACGATAGCAAGCTGTATGCCCTGAACCTCGAGGGCACTCTCTTTGTAGGCAATTCGAACAGCAAATTTTATGCGCTGCCTCTGGATCTGAGTGCGCCGAAGTGGGTCTTCAAGACCAAGGATAAGATTTGGGCTACCCCTGCGGTCTATGATGGAGTCGTCTACATCGGCTCGTCCGATGACAGGCTGTATGCCCTGGATGCTGAGACGGGCAAGGAGATATGGTCTTTCAAGTCGTCAGGCGCTATCCTCTCCACCCCGGTGATTGCCAATGGCACCATCTACATTGGCTCTTGCGATCGAAAGTTCTATGCTATCGAGGTGGCTACAGAAGCCGAGCGACAGGCAGCCCTGGCCAGGGCAGAGAAAGAAGCGGCCCCTTCAAGAGAAGCAAAATGGGTCTTCGATAAGGCCAAGAACTGGTTCTGGACGCAGGCACTTGTTTACGATGGCAAGGTCTGGGTTGGCTCTCTAGATAAGAATGTATACGCTATTAGTGTGGATGATCCTAATGTCTACTGGGTGGTTTGCCGCACGGGAGGGATAGTGCAGACTCCGCCCGTGTTAATGCGTAACCTCAACCTCATCCTTGTCGGCTCTGAGGACGGCAACATATGGGCTATCGATCCTCAGGTGGAAGGGAATAGTGGCCGTGTGCTGTATTCAGCTGATGATCCGATCTTAGCAGCTATGTATGCCGACCAGGAAAACGGAATACTCTTCTTCCACGCTCAAAATGGCGCCCATTATCTCCATGCGTTGAGAATAGAAGCAGATGGTAAGGCTAAGAAGCTGTGGGACTACCGAACGGACAAAAAGTAA
- the yidD gene encoding membrane protein insertion efficiency factor YidD: MKGLALRLIRLYQSTWSKHAPPACRFAPSCSQYTYEAIEKYGVLKGCWLGTRRILRCHPFSAGGFDPVP, encoded by the coding sequence ATGAAAGGCCTGGCTTTACGTCTGATTCGATTATATCAATCGACCTGGTCAAAGCATGCTCCTCCCGCGTGCCGCTTCGCACCTTCTTGTTCCCAGTATACCTATGAAGCCATTGAGAAGTACGGGGTGTTGAAGGGTTGCTGGCTTGGGACAAGGAGAATTCTGCGCTGTCATCCTTTCAGCGCCGGAGGTTTTGATCCTGTACCTTGA